One Thermococcus eurythermalis DNA segment encodes these proteins:
- a CDS encoding ATPase, T2SS/T4P/T4SS family has protein sequence MFGEKKKKEEGFSWIDEILSGNADPLENVLKKKGEEKPPLPFSSSEGSLEDILGGVSKEGTEAKKGPEQTSADILSSILGGESSKPRPEPQPPKPETGADILSSLLGSSPAPEPKPRPKPVESKPPETPAGLVGLPSTGGGTGVDVLSEILGKPSSSAPPKKTLPVPPGRPPSDIHDILGSSPSEESSLAGRGEVLDAYGNVRIIRVKGEPVPIYEVRFPKLSAEEQRLFRRIKERAITEIQIDPTAIPNPEERRKVFMNAVKKMIKEEAPHYSEGRIEVLADMIVQQMIGYGKLDPLVRDDNLEEIMVIGTNRPVYVWHRRFNMCKTNIVFPEDKEILNIIERIAREVGRRIDQQSPLLDARLPDGSRVNATIPPISLDGPTITIRKFKKDPLTIIDLIKYGTISPEIAAFFWVLVDGLGVKPANILVAGGTGSGKTTMLNSLGMFIPPSERVITIEDTAELQLPVEHWVRLETRPPNLEGKGEVTMDDLVKNTLRMRPDRIIVGEVRGPEARTMFTAMNTGHNGALYDFSVIQLSDGRFVLIGDLLEELFAKYSDRIETYKDLEYVVLNEEDRFEVVSVGPDLKAGKHIVSRVWRRKVRPGEKLIRVRTRTGNEVILTKTHPFFVFSDGDVVRKEAEKLKPGDRVAVMRKPPKPPQKKAVINPELYAGISDYYLVPNGNGLVKVPNDGIPPETAQYLLSVNSKPVRIVREVDEGLSYAVGVLLGDGYISSDGYYISATFDDESYMEAFTSSLSEFLPESRPQVKRESAYTVVTYGSKPFAEFLHRAFGVPKGHKEQIDVPDLVLANDELLRHFIAGLFDADAYVDEKGPAVILTTRSENLARKVWYALQRLGIISTVSRVKNRGYKEGIIFRVTVRGVDDLIKFHRYIPLRHSRKRAKLEEVIKRYRSYRVKRTDRVPISPVMLEPLRRKLNLTVSELSRLASTYAGEKISESLIRHVEKGRTKEIRRSALKGIALALQQVADDLKDEDAWVQAKRLELIADGDVYWDEVVSVEEVEPGELGIEYLYDLTVEEDHNYVANGILVSNCMGTIHANSARETIVRLESPPMNVPRIMIPALDIIIMQVRFHSRKKGTIRRVTEIAEVSGIEGESVQLNKLYKYDPAKDELVPTGVPSKTLNTLAHHTGMSVKEIELEIEKRKIILEWMIENGIRGINEVGYYIRQFYIDEEELMKKIASESSVETSKQIQRMM, from the coding sequence GTGTTCGGCGAGAAAAAGAAAAAGGAGGAGGGCTTTTCCTGGATAGACGAGATACTCTCCGGTAATGCGGATCCATTAGAGAATGTTCTCAAAAAGAAGGGGGAAGAGAAGCCGCCCCTTCCATTTTCTTCCTCAGAGGGCTCTCTTGAGGATATCCTTGGAGGCGTTTCAAAAGAAGGGACAGAAGCCAAGAAGGGGCCGGAGCAGACGTCTGCTGACATACTGAGCTCCATACTCGGGGGAGAGTCATCTAAACCAAGGCCGGAACCCCAGCCCCCAAAGCCGGAGACCGGTGCTGATATTCTGAGTTCCCTTCTCGGTTCCTCTCCAGCCCCTGAGCCGAAGCCCCGGCCAAAGCCCGTTGAATCAAAGCCTCCTGAAACTCCTGCTGGTCTGGTGGGACTGCCCTCCACTGGCGGCGGTACCGGTGTTGATGTCCTGAGCGAGATTCTCGGGAAACCCTCCTCAAGTGCCCCTCCAAAGAAAACTCTCCCAGTTCCGCCTGGAAGGCCCCCAAGCGATATCCATGATATCCTTGGCTCTTCGCCCTCCGAAGAGTCGTCCCTGGCCGGAAGGGGTGAGGTACTTGACGCGTACGGCAATGTCCGTATCATCAGGGTCAAGGGAGAACCCGTTCCAATTTACGAGGTTCGCTTCCCCAAGCTCAGCGCAGAAGAGCAAAGGCTCTTCCGGCGCATCAAAGAGAGGGCTATAACCGAGATTCAAATTGACCCGACGGCCATACCAAACCCCGAGGAGCGCAGGAAGGTCTTCATGAACGCAGTGAAAAAGATGATTAAGGAGGAAGCCCCCCACTACTCGGAGGGCAGAATTGAGGTTCTGGCCGACATGATAGTCCAGCAGATGATAGGCTACGGCAAGCTTGACCCTCTCGTCAGGGACGACAACCTTGAGGAAATCATGGTCATAGGCACCAACAGGCCTGTTTACGTCTGGCACAGGCGCTTCAACATGTGTAAGACCAACATAGTCTTCCCGGAGGACAAGGAGATACTCAACATAATCGAGAGAATAGCGAGGGAAGTTGGCAGGAGAATTGACCAGCAGAGCCCCCTCCTGGACGCCCGTCTCCCGGACGGAAGCCGTGTTAACGCCACTATTCCCCCAATCAGCTTGGACGGTCCGACGATAACCATACGTAAGTTCAAGAAAGACCCGCTCACCATAATAGACCTTATCAAGTACGGTACCATAAGCCCTGAGATAGCGGCGTTTTTCTGGGTTCTTGTTGACGGACTAGGAGTTAAGCCCGCGAACATTCTTGTGGCCGGAGGAACGGGTTCCGGAAAGACGACGATGCTTAACTCCCTTGGAATGTTCATTCCACCGAGCGAGCGCGTTATCACCATCGAGGACACCGCCGAGCTCCAGCTCCCCGTTGAGCACTGGGTAAGGCTTGAGACCAGGCCGCCGAACCTTGAGGGTAAGGGAGAGGTCACGATGGACGACCTCGTCAAGAACACCCTCCGTATGCGTCCGGATAGAATCATCGTCGGTGAGGTTCGTGGCCCAGAAGCAAGAACGATGTTCACTGCTATGAACACGGGCCATAATGGTGCCCTCTACGACTTCTCGGTCATACAGCTCTCAGACGGGCGCTTTGTCCTCATCGGCGACCTTCTTGAGGAGCTCTTTGCCAAATACTCCGACAGAATCGAGACATACAAAGATCTGGAGTATGTGGTTCTCAATGAAGAGGACAGGTTTGAGGTCGTCAGTGTCGGGCCCGACTTAAAGGCGGGGAAGCACATTGTTTCGAGAGTCTGGCGGAGGAAGGTGAGGCCCGGCGAGAAGCTCATTCGTGTTAGGACGAGGACTGGCAACGAAGTTATACTCACAAAGACCCACCCGTTCTTTGTGTTCTCGGACGGTGACGTGGTCAGGAAAGAGGCGGAGAAGCTAAAGCCCGGGGACAGGGTTGCGGTTATGAGAAAACCGCCGAAGCCACCCCAAAAGAAGGCTGTCATCAACCCCGAACTCTACGCTGGAATAAGCGACTACTACCTCGTTCCCAATGGAAATGGCCTCGTAAAGGTTCCGAACGATGGAATTCCGCCGGAGACGGCCCAGTATCTGCTCTCAGTTAACTCCAAACCGGTGAGGATAGTCCGTGAAGTGGACGAGGGACTCTCCTATGCCGTTGGAGTCCTCCTCGGGGACGGCTATATATCCTCCGACGGCTACTACATCTCGGCAACATTCGATGATGAGTCGTACATGGAAGCCTTCACCTCTTCCCTCTCAGAGTTCCTCCCTGAGAGCAGGCCGCAGGTCAAACGCGAATCAGCGTACACCGTGGTGACGTACGGATCAAAGCCCTTTGCGGAGTTCCTGCACAGAGCCTTTGGAGTACCTAAGGGACACAAGGAACAGATTGATGTCCCTGACCTGGTTCTGGCAAACGATGAACTGCTGAGGCACTTCATAGCGGGTCTGTTCGATGCCGATGCCTACGTTGATGAGAAGGGCCCCGCTGTCATTTTAACCACGAGAAGCGAGAACCTGGCGAGAAAGGTCTGGTACGCCCTCCAGAGGCTCGGAATAATAAGCACGGTCTCCCGTGTGAAGAACAGGGGTTACAAGGAGGGTATAATCTTCAGGGTCACCGTCAGGGGCGTTGATGACCTCATTAAGTTCCACCGCTACATCCCGCTCAGGCACTCGAGGAAGAGGGCAAAGCTTGAGGAAGTCATAAAGAGGTACAGGTCGTACCGCGTTAAGAGGACCGACCGCGTCCCGATTTCCCCGGTGATGCTCGAACCGCTCAGGAGAAAGCTTAACCTCACGGTTTCAGAGCTTTCAAGGCTCGCCTCAACCTACGCGGGCGAGAAAATATCGGAGAGTCTTATAAGGCACGTCGAGAAGGGCAGAACGAAGGAAATCAGGCGCTCTGCCCTGAAAGGAATAGCACTCGCCCTGCAGCAGGTTGCTGATGACTTAAAGGACGAGGACGCGTGGGTTCAGGCCAAGAGGCTTGAGCTGATAGCCGATGGAGACGTCTACTGGGATGAGGTTGTGAGCGTTGAAGAAGTCGAGCCGGGGGAGCTTGGCATAGAGTATCTCTACGATCTCACCGTTGAGGAGGATCACAACTACGTGGCCAACGGGATTCTCGTCTCGAACTGTATGGGTACCATCCACGCAAACAGCGCCAGAGAAACGATTGTCAGGCTTGAGAGCCCGCCGATGAATGTCCCGAGGATCATGATTCCTGCCCTGGACATCATCATTATGCAGGTTCGTTTCCACAGCAGAAAGAAGGGAACGATAAGACGTGTTACGGAAATAGCTGAGGTATCGGGAATAGAAGGGGAGAGCGTACAGCTCAACAAGCTCTACAAATACGACCCTGCCAAGGATGAACTCGTCCCGACGGGCGTGCCGAGCAAGACCCTCAACACACTCGCCCACCACACCGGCATGAGCGTAAAGGAAATTGAGCTTGAAATAGAAAAACGCAAGATAATCCTTGAGTGGATGATCGAGAACGGCATCAGGGGCATAAACGAGGTAGGCTACTACATCAGGCAGTTCTACATCGACGAGGAGGAGCTCATGAAGAAGATAGCCTCCGAGAGCAGTGTTGAGACTAGCAAACAGATTCAACGGATGATGTGA
- a CDS encoding type II secretion system F family protein: MGFIEFLEKLGGKTIEITEKPMRRIPQGKSIQERLRALKELQKEIEEEKKESEQEKFVEEVIEWRKEEIGQSFSERLAEAMLKYFRGPIESLTQSIKGLDQDLYRASIFMPKEKYVAYMLGVSMMAAFFGFVFAYLLYMPIDTALLIGLLGFFGGFFYMRQYPKMVWRKRVTEVERTMPYALRHMASLLSAGVGIAEAILSVAKADYGVLSEEFELILRDMRTGSSFEDALTKFEEKMASENISRVVKQILRAVKFGGNLADILYKMAEDFSFEYRMKLVEYVQKVNGIAFIYMFMTIVMPTMFVVGVLAGSVMAQQLIFDVQTLAVILILAFPAISLIIVNMIKKAEPR, encoded by the coding sequence ATGGGGTTCATAGAGTTCCTTGAGAAGTTGGGTGGCAAGACCATAGAGATTACCGAGAAGCCGATGCGCCGTATCCCTCAGGGTAAGTCAATCCAGGAGAGGCTTCGCGCTCTAAAAGAGCTCCAGAAGGAAATAGAGGAAGAAAAGAAAGAAAGCGAGCAGGAGAAGTTCGTTGAAGAGGTCATTGAATGGCGCAAAGAGGAAATTGGCCAATCCTTCTCTGAGAGACTCGCGGAGGCTATGCTCAAGTACTTCAGAGGCCCGATAGAGTCCCTTACCCAGTCAATCAAGGGCCTTGACCAGGACCTTTACAGGGCCAGCATCTTCATGCCGAAGGAGAAGTACGTAGCTTATATGCTTGGAGTTTCAATGATGGCGGCGTTCTTTGGGTTTGTCTTTGCCTACCTCCTCTACATGCCCATAGACACCGCCCTCCTCATAGGGCTCCTTGGGTTCTTCGGCGGGTTCTTCTACATGAGGCAGTATCCAAAGATGGTATGGCGGAAGCGCGTGACTGAAGTGGAGAGGACTATGCCCTACGCACTCAGACACATGGCGTCCCTCCTCAGCGCGGGAGTTGGCATTGCCGAGGCCATACTTTCAGTTGCAAAGGCCGACTACGGAGTGCTCTCAGAGGAGTTTGAGCTCATCTTGAGGGACATGAGGACTGGCTCCTCTTTCGAGGATGCCCTGACGAAGTTCGAGGAGAAAATGGCATCTGAGAACATAAGCAGGGTCGTTAAGCAGATTCTTAGGGCCGTTAAGTTCGGTGGAAACCTTGCAGACATCCTATACAAAATGGCTGAGGACTTCTCATTTGAATACAGGATGAAGCTTGTGGAGTATGTCCAGAAGGTCAACGGTATAGCCTTTATCTACATGTTCATGACAATAGTTATGCCGACGATGTTCGTGGTTGGTGTCCTGGCCGGTTCAGTTATGGCTCAGCAGCTAATCTTTGACGTCCAGACCCTTGCGGTCATCTTAATACTGGCGTTCCCGGCCATCTCGCTGATTATCGTTAACATGATTAAGAAGGCTGAACCGAGGTGA
- a CDS encoding type II secretion system F family protein, whose protein sequence is MARGGVSQLLVTLFEKIIPQKYLKRYELYIYSAGINFLAAEYLVISFLMGLIFALVVSFLGNTLYSVVAFIGGFIGMAFIYPYWRISKRIEDMEKNLPDAFFYLASSLRAGISFSEALEELTTAKFGALTDEFKRTVAEIKKGRPTVDALRAFALRNKKSPVIYRSMMIIIEALERGAPMSDVLVSVGNDVREVLRIKQERKASTGMQAMFFIITSGFVGPLILGIVTKVMESMSGAGTGVHLPVESMTNVLMAFVVAQALVSGLGIGVIREGSYNAGLKYAALLVAMGSIVFKGAALINIGF, encoded by the coding sequence TTGGCTCGCGGAGGCGTCTCACAGCTTCTTGTCACATTGTTTGAGAAAATTATTCCCCAGAAATACCTCAAACGGTATGAGCTGTACATCTATTCTGCCGGTATAAACTTCCTAGCGGCGGAGTACCTGGTGATTTCGTTCTTAATGGGGCTTATCTTTGCGCTCGTCGTATCTTTCCTGGGCAATACCCTTTACAGTGTAGTTGCCTTTATTGGTGGCTTCATTGGAATGGCGTTTATCTACCCCTACTGGAGGATCTCCAAAAGGATAGAGGACATGGAGAAGAACCTTCCTGATGCGTTTTTCTACCTAGCGAGCTCCCTGAGAGCGGGTATATCCTTCTCCGAGGCCCTTGAGGAGCTGACGACTGCCAAGTTTGGGGCTTTGACCGACGAGTTCAAGAGAACCGTTGCGGAGATAAAGAAAGGCCGTCCAACCGTTGATGCTCTCAGAGCCTTTGCCCTAAGGAACAAAAAATCTCCAGTTATCTATCGCTCGATGATGATTATCATCGAGGCCCTTGAAAGGGGTGCGCCGATGAGCGATGTCCTGGTGTCAGTCGGAAACGATGTCCGTGAGGTTCTCAGAATAAAACAGGAGAGAAAGGCTTCAACCGGAATGCAGGCAATGTTCTTTATAATCACGAGCGGTTTCGTGGGCCCGCTGATTCTGGGGATAGTTACAAAGGTTATGGAGTCAATGAGCGGTGCCGGGACTGGAGTTCACTTGCCAGTGGAGTCCATGACAAACGTGCTCATGGCGTTCGTGGTGGCGCAGGCACTTGTTTCAGGGCTCGGAATAGGGGTAATAAGAGAAGGGAGCTACAACGCCGGTTTGAAGTACGCGGCGTTGCTCGTTGCAATGGGCTCAATTGTCTTCAAGGGCGCTGCCCTCATCAACATCGGCTTCTGA
- a CDS encoding FKBP-type peptidyl-prolyl cis-trans isomerase — MKVEAGDYVLFNYVGRFENGEVFDTSIEELAREHGIYVEEREYGPMWARIGVGEIIPGLDEALIGMEKGEKKTVTVPPEKAYGMPKPELIIKVPIEEFTKAGLEPQEGLYVMTDSGIAKILKVEESMVSLDFNHPLAGKTLIFEVEIMEIKKSEADVDEGSALEDN; from the coding sequence ATGAAGGTTGAAGCTGGTGATTACGTTCTGTTTAACTACGTTGGAAGGTTTGAGAACGGTGAAGTTTTTGACACGAGCATAGAGGAGCTCGCCAGGGAACACGGCATTTACGTTGAGGAAAGGGAGTACGGCCCGATGTGGGCAAGGATTGGAGTTGGCGAGATTATTCCGGGTCTCGACGAGGCCCTCATAGGGATGGAGAAGGGCGAGAAGAAGACGGTCACCGTCCCGCCAGAGAAGGCCTATGGCATGCCCAAACCGGAGCTCATAATCAAGGTTCCCATCGAGGAGTTCACAAAAGCAGGACTCGAGCCCCAGGAAGGGCTCTACGTTATGACTGACTCAGGGATAGCGAAGATCCTGAAGGTCGAGGAGAGCATGGTGTCCCTCGACTTCAACCACCCGCTCGCAGGGAAGACCCTCATCTTTGAAGTCGAGATAATGGAGATAAAGAAGTCAGAAGCCGATGTTGATGAGGGCAGCGCCCTTGAAGACAATTGA
- a CDS encoding DUF2118 family protein, with protein sequence MEKVPKLYVESTREECVKDGKVTGDCVIIDGNVEVWLRKGEPVPEFVSEKAKFLIKEVYDRFYLYVDRTAHKMSADAILVLPDGRTRSYLKKGDELMLLPVEGFTKTLIANVGNRVRTGDAFAAVTTRKGEIHYLKPPRNGTVVFIDEITNRPHYVYYILPEK encoded by the coding sequence ATGGAGAAGGTTCCAAAGCTCTACGTCGAGAGCACAAGGGAGGAGTGCGTGAAGGACGGGAAAGTAACCGGCGACTGCGTGATAATAGACGGCAACGTAGAGGTGTGGCTCAGGAAGGGAGAGCCCGTGCCCGAGTTCGTGAGCGAGAAGGCAAAGTTCCTCATCAAGGAAGTCTACGACCGCTTTTACCTCTACGTTGACAGGACAGCCCACAAGATGAGCGCAGACGCTATCCTCGTCCTCCCTGACGGCAGGACAAGGAGTTACCTCAAGAAGGGCGACGAGCTGATGCTCCTCCCCGTTGAGGGCTTCACGAAGACATTGATAGCCAACGTCGGCAACAGGGTGAGGACGGGCGATGCCTTCGCGGCGGTAACGACAAGGAAGGGAGAGATCCACTACCTGAAGCCACCGAGGAACGGGACTGTGGTGTTCATTGACGAGATAACCAACAGGCCCCACTACGTCTACTACATTCTCCCAGAGAAGTAG
- a CDS encoding DUF4129 domain-containing protein — MKMSIRVKSLSLLVLLFSLMTLLVRYSVRTEELKRTSASSIGILLGAAAAVSALALLFIVLSWRDPTSRWEFKPSSSISWVAIFIGLLGYYFVLLIMGQTETPLPSNSSFNATTNHTSVGGPALPEYNVTSTNATHRVFSSPVYIFYAAIIVFVVAVAYFAVAYYRDALKKRKLREMRQRAELFDRKVEELGLDMFSDPREAVVGIYKNAVLWLEVLGVPYKESWTHWEHARRVRFRKEAFTELTRLFEKAKYAPEKVTWEDAERALSLYREIRRGIDENT, encoded by the coding sequence ATGAAAATGTCCATCAGGGTAAAGTCACTGTCCCTGCTGGTTCTTCTGTTTTCATTGATGACGCTTCTAGTGAGGTACAGCGTCAGGACGGAGGAGTTAAAAAGAACTTCTGCGTCATCAATAGGAATCCTCCTGGGTGCCGCCGCGGCAGTCTCGGCGCTGGCCCTCCTCTTTATAGTTCTCAGCTGGCGAGACCCCACTTCCAGGTGGGAATTTAAACCCTCGTCTTCGATTTCGTGGGTTGCAATTTTTATCGGGCTTCTGGGATATTATTTTGTTCTCCTCATTATGGGCCAAACGGAGACTCCCCTTCCTTCCAACTCGTCCTTCAACGCCACCACCAACCACACTTCCGTGGGCGGGCCGGCGCTTCCCGAATATAACGTCACTTCAACAAACGCTACCCACAGAGTTTTTTCTTCGCCCGTTTACATTTTCTACGCCGCCATCATCGTTTTCGTGGTGGCTGTTGCCTACTTTGCTGTTGCCTATTACCGCGATGCCCTCAAGAAAAGGAAGCTCCGGGAGATGAGGCAAAGGGCTGAGCTTTTCGACAGAAAGGTGGAGGAATTGGGTCTCGATATGTTCAGCGACCCGAGGGAGGCCGTTGTTGGAATATACAAGAACGCTGTCCTCTGGCTTGAGGTTCTCGGCGTTCCATACAAGGAGAGCTGGACTCACTGGGAGCACGCAAGGCGGGTAAGGTTCAGGAAGGAAGCCTTCACCGAGCTGACAAGACTGTTTGAGAAGGCCAAGTACGCACCCGAAAAAGTAACCTGGGAAGACGCTGAACGGGCTTTGAGCCTCTATAGGGAGATCAGGAGGGGGATAGATGAAAATACGTAA
- a CDS encoding AAA family ATPase, whose protein sequence is MKVEEVQLKGNEVLKEVKKAIVGKDEVLKLILTTILADGHILLEDLPGLAKTLMAKSFARALGVEFRRVQFTPDLLPSDILGVSVFNQKTLEFEFRKGPVFTNVLLADEINRAPPKTQSALLEAMQERQVTVEGKTYELPEPFIVIATQNPIEQEGTYPLPEAQLDRFLVRLRVGYPSKEEEIEILRRRVERKKEEVDIQSVTTPREVVEMQKAIEDVYVSDAILEYITNIVTATREDKKEIEVGASPRGSLALLKLSRAYAALNGRDYVIPDDVKAVAVPALSHRLILKRELWYTRVSQESILETILDRVPVPKFE, encoded by the coding sequence ATGAAAGTTGAGGAAGTTCAACTGAAGGGTAACGAAGTCCTTAAGGAAGTTAAGAAGGCAATAGTTGGAAAGGACGAGGTGCTCAAGCTTATACTGACGACGATCCTGGCAGACGGCCACATCCTGCTGGAGGATCTGCCGGGCCTTGCAAAGACCCTCATGGCCAAGAGCTTCGCCAGAGCCCTTGGGGTCGAGTTCAGGCGTGTCCAGTTTACGCCGGATCTGCTCCCAAGCGATATACTCGGCGTTTCAGTCTTCAACCAGAAAACCCTTGAGTTCGAGTTCAGGAAGGGACCTGTCTTCACCAACGTCCTCCTGGCCGATGAAATAAACCGCGCTCCCCCGAAGACCCAGTCCGCTCTGCTTGAAGCAATGCAGGAGAGACAGGTGACGGTTGAAGGCAAGACCTACGAGCTCCCAGAGCCCTTCATAGTTATAGCCACACAGAACCCGATAGAACAGGAGGGCACTTATCCCCTGCCCGAGGCCCAGCTCGATCGTTTCCTCGTCAGACTGCGCGTCGGCTACCCAAGCAAGGAGGAAGAAATCGAGATACTGCGCCGGAGGGTGGAAAGGAAGAAGGAAGAGGTAGATATCCAGTCTGTAACGACGCCCAGGGAAGTCGTGGAGATGCAGAAAGCCATCGAAGACGTCTACGTAAGCGATGCGATTCTAGAGTACATAACTAACATCGTCACCGCAACGCGAGAGGACAAGAAGGAGATCGAGGTTGGCGCATCCCCGAGGGGAAGCTTGGCCCTGCTCAAGCTCTCTAGGGCATACGCGGCACTCAACGGAAGGGACTACGTAATCCCCGATGACGTCAAAGCCGTTGCCGTTCCCGCACTGAGTCACAGGCTCATCCTCAAGCGCGAGCTCTGGTACACAAGGGTCAGTCAAGAGAGTATACTGGAGACGATTCTCGACCGGGTTCCAGTTCCAAAGTTCGAGTGA
- a CDS encoding DUF58 domain-containing protein, giving the protein MAEEIKPELTERGAETLFAMWVIIISAFLFLRWELVYLMLPILWVSFVSLFFFRPGIKLEIQREIPHDRMLEGEIAEIKLRIKSSTRIPSLKIEEDLPEGLELVEGSREHVLSLGKDEERVITYKVKVKRGIHEFNGVRVSYRDPMGFFKLDHFIEHYTELIGMPLIEDVPTPYSTKGTKITAGPLPSPRVGEGVEFHAIREYQPGDPLKIINWKATAKTGRIMANEYESERKVDVIFIVDASYKSQRVFDYLIRAAASLMLNALNNGTSFGLLLAEAVPLWVRVDYGKRHFFKCIDFLSTARPDKNNMIAYQVEHLIRSRFPPRAQLLYFSTLQTEESREALRTMASYGYRVVVISPDPYSGVEPKTKEEELALKLLRLKRKVHLKKMAAHGIIIDWDVKKPLKAAIAEVILL; this is encoded by the coding sequence ATGGCAGAGGAAATCAAGCCCGAACTGACAGAGAGAGGGGCAGAGACCCTGTTCGCGATGTGGGTTATAATAATCTCCGCCTTTTTGTTCCTGCGCTGGGAGTTAGTCTACCTGATGCTCCCAATACTCTGGGTATCCTTCGTGTCGCTGTTCTTCTTCAGGCCGGGGATAAAGCTCGAAATCCAGAGGGAGATCCCCCACGATAGGATGCTCGAAGGAGAGATCGCGGAGATAAAGCTTAGGATAAAGTCCAGTACAAGGATACCCAGTCTCAAAATCGAAGAAGACCTCCCGGAGGGCCTTGAACTGGTCGAGGGGAGCAGAGAACACGTGCTCTCGCTTGGAAAAGATGAAGAACGGGTAATAACGTACAAGGTTAAGGTCAAACGAGGGATACATGAATTCAACGGCGTGAGGGTGAGTTACCGGGATCCAATGGGCTTCTTCAAGCTCGATCACTTCATAGAGCACTACACAGAACTCATAGGAATGCCCCTAATAGAGGACGTCCCAACACCCTACTCAACCAAGGGCACCAAGATCACCGCGGGCCCGCTCCCATCTCCCAGAGTCGGAGAAGGAGTCGAGTTCCACGCAATAAGGGAGTACCAGCCGGGAGACCCGCTGAAGATAATCAACTGGAAGGCAACCGCAAAGACGGGCAGGATAATGGCCAACGAATACGAGAGCGAAAGAAAGGTGGACGTCATTTTCATAGTCGATGCCTCTTACAAAAGCCAGAGGGTCTTTGATTATCTCATCCGAGCTGCTGCCTCGCTAATGCTCAACGCCCTAAACAATGGAACGAGCTTTGGTCTGCTCCTGGCCGAGGCAGTGCCCCTGTGGGTTCGCGTTGACTACGGGAAGAGGCACTTCTTCAAGTGCATTGACTTCCTCAGCACGGCCCGGCCCGACAAAAACAATATGATAGCCTACCAGGTCGAGCACCTTATCAGGTCTCGTTTTCCCCCCAGGGCACAGCTCCTTTACTTTTCCACCCTTCAGACCGAGGAGAGCAGGGAGGCCCTCAGAACCATGGCTTCCTACGGCTACCGCGTCGTTGTGATTTCCCCAGATCCGTACAGTGGTGTAGAGCCCAAAACTAAGGAAGAAGAGCTGGCCCTCAAGCTACTGAGGCTCAAGAGGAAGGTGCACCTCAAAAAGATGGCCGCCCACGGCATTATAATAGACTGGGATGTCAAGAAACCTCTAAAAGCCGCCATCGCAGAGGTGATCCTCCTATGA
- a CDS encoding carbohydrate kinase family protein: MKLDLVVLGHVSVDHIIFPGKEEILLPGGAAAAVATSAALAGARVGLVTKVGEDFPEEWMEKLASILDVRGVQVLPGKTIHIYMIYHEDGSVDAPVDMGVAEKMGETPIPEEYMGAEVFHIAPIPPEEQLKVVKRLEGKRISLDFNPTYMDDYMEKRDLMREIVSRAEVVFPNEREALLITRAESVEEAAEVLHDWGAKIVVITRGERGVLVYDGQFREFPALPIRPEEIVDPTGAGDAFAGGFLAGYSRGEPLEACIKLGLERAREVLKKKGSWSV, translated from the coding sequence ATGAAGCTCGACCTGGTCGTCCTGGGGCACGTTTCCGTTGACCACATCATCTTTCCGGGGAAGGAAGAGATACTCCTGCCAGGTGGGGCTGCGGCGGCCGTTGCGACCTCTGCTGCCCTTGCCGGTGCAAGAGTGGGTCTCGTGACCAAAGTCGGCGAGGACTTTCCAGAGGAATGGATGGAAAAGCTGGCCTCTATCCTCGATGTTAGGGGAGTCCAAGTCCTTCCTGGAAAGACAATCCACATCTACATGATTTACCACGAGGACGGGAGCGTTGACGCACCGGTAGATATGGGAGTCGCCGAGAAGATGGGGGAGACGCCAATTCCAGAGGAGTACATGGGGGCAGAGGTCTTTCATATAGCCCCTATTCCGCCGGAGGAACAGTTGAAGGTCGTTAAAAGGCTTGAAGGGAAGAGGATAAGCCTCGACTTCAACCCGACATATATGGACGACTACATGGAGAAAAGAGACCTCATGAGAGAAATCGTCTCGCGGGCCGAGGTGGTCTTCCCGAACGAGAGGGAGGCACTCCTCATAACCCGCGCGGAGAGCGTTGAGGAGGCCGCAGAGGTTCTCCACGACTGGGGAGCAAAAATCGTTGTCATAACCCGCGGCGAAAGGGGAGTCCTTGTCTACGACGGACAGTTCAGGGAGTTCCCTGCACTTCCAATAAGGCCCGAGGAAATCGTTGACCCCACCGGTGCCGGGGACGCCTTTGCCGGCGGCTTCCTGGCTGGCTACTCCAGGGGAGAGCCGCTGGAGGCCTGCATAAAGCTCGGGCTGGAGCGGGCGAGGGAAGTTTTGAAGAAAAAGGGGAGCTGGAGCGTTTAG